The following are from one region of the Phycisphaeraceae bacterium genome:
- a CDS encoding PilN domain-containing protein, giving the protein MTRTIDLMPYSARARSMRRVNRRRWIAAYCVASLGVALLVGATRLRTVSLERELASVQRAVQREAEQNRAVLEIGSELLLIGDRIEQQARLAPGPTVRDTLRTITAAAPQSMSLVSFTYDQRRAASASDVRSMRRTGSETARASARVDIAGVALSDTDIARFITDLERTGMFESTSLEYARPIRVRQTEAREFRIGVTVRSAALPDTAKAEATR; this is encoded by the coding sequence GTGACGCGCACGATCGACCTCATGCCCTACTCGGCCCGGGCCCGCTCCATGCGCCGCGTCAACCGCAGGCGCTGGATCGCGGCCTACTGCGTGGCGTCGCTCGGCGTCGCGCTCCTCGTCGGCGCGACCCGCCTCCGGACAGTCTCGCTCGAGCGGGAACTCGCGTCCGTCCAGCGGGCCGTTCAGCGTGAAGCCGAGCAGAACCGAGCAGTGCTCGAAATCGGCAGCGAACTCCTGCTGATCGGCGACCGCATCGAGCAGCAGGCGCGACTGGCCCCGGGGCCGACGGTCCGCGACACGCTCCGGACCATCACCGCCGCGGCGCCGCAGTCGATGTCGCTCGTCTCGTTCACCTACGACCAGCGGCGCGCCGCCAGCGCCAGCGATGTACGCTCGATGCGTCGCACCGGGAGCGAGACCGCGCGTGCCTCGGCGCGCGTCGATATCGCCGGCGTCGCGCTCAGCGACACCGACATCGCGCGGTTCATCACCGACCTGGAGCGCACGGGCATGTTCGAGTCGACCTCGCTCGAGTACGCGCGCCCCATCCGGGTTCGCCAGACCGAGGCGCGCGAGTTCCGGATCGGCGTGACGGTTCGCAGCGCCGCGTTGCCGGACACAGCAAAGGCGGAGGCGACGCGATGA